In Verrucomicrobiota bacterium, the following are encoded in one genomic region:
- a CDS encoding transcriptional repressor, translated as MESKGLRVTGPRLAIVEAAFNTTKHFTAEELLDMARVLDKSASRATVYRTLPILVESGLLREMDFGKNCKYYDPNYAEHPNHNHIICQDCEKIFEFDEDKIEEIEEEVSRKMGFKLEGQNLQLRGSCEKLKSIGSCTHKE; from the coding sequence ATGGAGTCCAAGGGTCTGCGTGTGACCGGTCCCCGGTTGGCGATTGTTGAGGCTGCCTTTAATACAACAAAACACTTTACTGCGGAAGAGCTCCTCGACATGGCGCGCGTGCTCGATAAGAGCGCTTCCCGCGCGACCGTTTACCGTACATTACCGATATTGGTGGAGAGTGGTCTCCTCCGTGAGATGGATTTTGGAAAGAACTGCAAATACTACGATCCGAACTATGCGGAGCATCCAAATCACAACCACATTATTTGTCAGGATTGTGAAAAGATTTTCGAATTTGACGAGGATAAGATTGAAGAAATCGAGGAGGAAGTCTCTCGGAAAATGGGCTTTAAACTCGAAGGCCAGAATCTCCAGCTCAGGGGAAGCTGCGAAAAGCTTAAGTCCATAGGTTCTTGCACCCATAAAGAGTAA